AAGCAGGGCGCCGGCGGCCTGGTCGATCTGGAATTCCTGTTGCAGGCCGGTGTGCTGGGCCAGGCCGCGCAGCATCCGCCACTGCTGCAGGTGTGCGACACGCCCGCCTTGATCGATGCGCTGGTGCAGGCGCAGTGGCTGCCCGGCACCGCCGCGCAAGCGCTGCACGATGCGCATGCCACGCTGGTGGAGACCGGGCTGGCCTGCACGCTGGACAGGCGCCCGCGCCTGATCGCGCCGACCGCCGCCATCCAGCACGCGCGCAGCAGCATCTTCAACGCAGCGCGCGCGCAGGGGCTGGAATTTCCCGCCGGCAGGGATGTGGCTGCGTTGTAGGAGCGGGTTGTTGTCGGAAGGCGTTCCCGTCCGATCTTCAGGCAGCTTTTCCAGCATGCGCTGACAGGAATGGGCAACGGTTACGGCGGATTTTGCAGAGCGCCGCGAAGGATCGTTGGAGGCCGCGCGCCGGCAGTCACGCAAGCGCCGCTGTATCGCGTATCAGGCATGGGGGCGCGGCGCACGGCGCCAGAGCAATGCGCGGAACGGCCCGAGCAGGAACACGCCCATGCCCAGCTTCACCGCCAGATCGCCTGCGGCCCAGCTCAGCCAGGGCAATGACGCACCGGCGAAGGCAATACTCCAGAAAATCGTGGTATCCAGCGTGGCGCTGCAGGTGGTGGCCACGATCGGCGCACGCCACCAATGGCCGTGACGCAGCCGGTCGAACACGGTGATGTCGAGCAATTGCGCCGCGATGAACGCCGTGCACGAGGCAGCCGCGATGCGCGGGCTCGCCAGCCAAGCCGATAGCAGCACCGCCAGCGCAAACCCGCACCAGGCCACCGTACGCGCGGCCCGCGGCCCGAAGCGACGGTTGATCAGATTGCTGACCAGAAATGCCAGTGGATACGAGAACGCGCCCCAGGTCAGCCAGTCGTTGATCGGGTATTGCACCAGAATGTTGGACAGCAGCACCACCGCGCCCATCGCCAGCACCGCCCAGGTCAGAGCGCGGGCGGTGAGCGGTGCGAACTGCGGCGTGGGGGCAGTGGACATGCTGGTTTCGTGCAGGTGGTTCACCGATTATCCGCGTGCCGCTGCCGCCGGGCCAGCGCAGCGGCTGCGGTGAATCGCGCTGCCTGCGTCGCTCAGCGTGCAGCTACCAATGGTGCAGACGCTCTGCGGCGATACGCCGCCGCAACCAGCAGCACCGCCAGCACGCACAACCCGCCGAACAGGTCGCCCACCCGGGGAGACAGAGTGGGGCGCTGCGGGCCCACCGGGACACTGACCAGTGCGCTGGCCCCGGGCATCGGTGCGCTGTCGGCCTGCAGCAGCACGCGGCCCTGCGCATCGCTGGCGATCAGCCAGCCTTCGCGCGCGTTACGCACCACTACGTAGCCGTTTTCGACGCCGCGTAGCACCGTCATGTGCGCCGATGTCCAGGCATCGTGATAGCCGAAGTCCCACGCCGGCACCAGCATCATCGCCGCGTTGCACTGGCCATTGGCACGTGCCAGCGGCGCGAACAACATGTCCTTGCAGATCGCCAGGCCAGACCGCGCATCGCCGATGGTCTGCAGCGCGTAGTGCGTGCCGGTGGCGTAGTGCTGCGCGCGCTCCGGCGGCGCCAGGATGTGCTTGTCGGAGGTCAACACTGGCTTGCCCTGCGGATCGAACAGCCAGGCCAGGTTGCGGGGATGTGCGCCGTGTTCGCCCACACCGACCACCAGCCAGAGCCGGTGCGTGCGCGCCAGCGCCGCAAAGTGCGCCTGCCAGCGCGCCAGCTCCGCCGATGGCGGCACCGCGATCTTTTCCGGCAGTACCACCAGGTGTGCGCCTTGCCCGGCCAGCGCGCCGACCAGCACGTCGTAGCGGTTGCGGATCGGCCGGCGTGGCCGATGCGTTGATGGCCTTGTCGATGGAGGCCAGGCCGATCTTCATCGGCGTGCCCGTCGCCGGCGTCTGCAGGCGCCACAGGCCGTAGCCGCTGGCCGACACCAACAGCAGCATTACCGTTCCGACCAGCAGCGCCGGGCGACGCACCCGGTTACCACGCCACAGCAGCAGCGCCAGCAGCGATGGCAGCAGGCACAGCACGAACAGCAGCCCGGACAGGCCCGCCAGTGAGGTGAGCTGCAGTAAGGGCAGCACCCCCGCCTGGGTACAGGCAGGGCTGCCCCAGTTGCCATCGGGCAGCAGCCGCGCCATCAGCAGATCCAGCGTGACCCACAACAGCGGGTAGGCCAGCATGCCCCAGCCGTTACGCAACCGCTTGCA
The window above is part of the Xanthomonas cassavae CFBP 4642 genome. Proteins encoded here:
- a CDS encoding VUT family protein, which codes for MSTAPTPQFAPLTARALTWAVLAMGAVVLLSNILVQYPINDWLTWGAFSYPLAFLVSNLINRRFGPRAARTVAWCGFALAVLLSAWLASPRIAAASCTAFIAAQLLDITVFDRLRHGHWWRAPIVATTCSATLDTTIFWSIAFAGASLPWLSWAAGDLAVKLGMGVFLLGPFRALLWRRAPRPHA
- a CDS encoding carbon-nitrogen hydrolase family protein, translating into MLVGALAGQGAHLVVLPEKIAVPPSAELARWQAHFAALARTHRLWLVVGVGEHGAHPRNLAWLFDPQGKPVLTSDKHILAPPERAQHYATGTHYALQTIGDARSGLAICKDMLFAPLARANGQCNAAMMLVPAWDFGYHDAWTSAHMTVLRGVENGYVVVRNAREGWLIASDAQGRVLLQADSAPMPGASALVSVPVGPQRPTLSPRVGDLFGGLCVLAVLLVAAAYRRRASAPLVAAR